One Cynocephalus volans isolate mCynVol1 chromosome 5, mCynVol1.pri, whole genome shotgun sequence DNA window includes the following coding sequences:
- the SLC26A8 gene encoding testis anion transporter 1: protein MMQLERSAQSFNSKYRQNSFTYEVKREVYNEEIFQQEHRRKAASSGNTDINITTFRHHVQCRCSWHKFLKCMLTIFPFLKWICMYRFKDWLLGDLLAGVSVGLVQVPQGLTFSLLARQLIPPLNITYAAFCSSVLYVIFGSCHQMSIGSFFLVSALMINVLKVSPFSNGHLVLGTFIKENFSAPSFYEDYNTSLSVVAATTFLTGIIQLSMGVIGFGFVATYIPEAAVSAYLAAVALHIMLSQLTFIFGIMISFHAGPLAFFYNIVHYCVDLPKANSNSILLFLTVVVVLRINKCIRISFNRYPIEFPMEFFLILGFTAIANRINIATENSKMLIDMIPYGFLFPALPDFSILSKVILQAISLALVSSFLLIFLSKKIASHHNYRVNTNQDLIAIGLCNVVSSFLRSCVFTGALARTIIQDKSGGRQQFASLVGAGVMLLLMVKAGSFFYKLPNAVLAGIILSNVLPYLETIYNLPSLWRQDQYDCALWMVTFSAAIFLGLDMGLLISLVFAFFIITVRSHRAKILLLGQIPNTNIYRSINDCREIVSIPGVKIFQCCNSITFVNVYHLKHKLLKEVDMVRVPLKEEEIFCLFNQSDTNLQNEKICRCFCNCDDLEPPPRIVYTERFENKLDPDASSFNLIRCSRFESRNMSQSVSDDQVPYTTSSISQRNQGHNYEEMEKVQLPTNPSRNSSLPLPDAMQSHGGSRLLIPHSDGPRSPSTHTIILDFSMVHYVDSQALIILRQMCNAFQKANILVLLAGCHSSVVRGFERNDFFDDGITKAQLFLTIHDAVLFALSRRIPDSPELSMDESETVIRETYSETDKKDNSRSNMRGSFLEKPKNVNPGFTKIQEAGEENSELDLMLDHMLDSEQEPGLDTDLDLDQELEPQSELEPESELEPETEPELELEPETEPEPETDPGLELELEMERAPEPKSRPNAHTHFRQQYWPVYQPVAPSSQPQTQPPPRSAERRHQHRDS from the exons ATGCTCATGGCACAAATTCCTAAAATGCATGCTCACAATCTTTCCCTTCCTAAAATGGATATGTATGTATCGATTCAAGGATTGGCTTCTTGGAGACTTACTTGCTGGTGTAAGTGTTGGCCTTGTGCAAGTTCCCCAAG GCCTGACATTTAGTTTACTAGCAAGACAACTGATTCCTCCTCTCAACATCACTTATGCAGCTTTCTGTTCTTCGGTACTTTATGTAATTTTTGGATCATGTCATCAAATGTCCATTG GTTCCTTCTTCCTTGTGAGTGCTCTGATGATCAACGTCCTGAAGGTGAGCCCATTCAGCAATGGTCACCTGGTCTTGGGAACTTTCATCAAGGAAAACTTTTCTGCCCCCTCCTTCTATGAGGACTATAACACATCCTTGAGCGTGGTGGCAGCCACAACTTTTCTGACTGGGATTATTCAG CTATCAATGGGCGTGATAGGTTTTGGCTTCGTTGCCACTTACATTCCAGAGGCTGCAGTCAGTGCTTACCTGGCTGCTGTGGCGCTGCACATCATGCTGTCCCAGCTGACTTTCATCTTCGGGATTATGATTAGTTTCCATGCTGGTCCCCTGGCCTTCTTCTAT aacaTAGTTCACTATTGTGTAGATCTCCCAAAAGCTAATTCCAACAGCATTCTACTATTTCTaactgttgttgttgttctgagAATCAACAAatgtatcagaatttctttcAATCGGTATCCCATCGAGTTTCCCATGGAATTTTTTCTG ATTCTTGGCTTCACTGCAATTGCAAACAGGATAAACATAGCCACAGAAAACAGCAAGATGCTCATTGACATGATTCCTTATGG CTTCCTGTTTCCTGCATTGCCAGATTTCAGCATTCTTTCCAAGGTTATTTTACAAGCCATCTCTTTAGCTTTGGTGAGCTCCTTTCTGCTCATATTTCTGAGCAAGAAGATTGCCAGTCACCATAACTACAGAGTCAATACTAATCAG GATTTAATAGCCATCGGCCTTTGCAATGTCGTCAGTTCATTTCTCAGATCTTGTGTGTTTACTGGTGCTCTCGCCAGGACTATTATCCAGGATAAATCTGGAGGAAGACAACAG TTTGCATCTCTGGTAGGCGCAGGTGTGATGCTGCTCCTCATGGTGAAGGCGGGAAGCTTTTTCTACAAACTACCAAAT GCTGTGCTGGCTGGTATTATTCTGAGCAACGTCCTGCCCTACCTTGAAACCATTTACAACCTACCCAGTCTGTGGAGGCAGGACCAATATGACTGT GCTCTCTGGATGGTGACATTCTCAGCTGCAATTTTCCTAGGACTGGACATGGGACTGCTCATTTCATTAGTTTTTGCTTTCTTCATCATAACTGTCCGTTCACACAG AGCTAAGATTCTTCTCCTGGGCCAAATCCCTAACACCAACATTTATAGAAGCATCAATGATTGTCGGGAG ATTGTAAGCATTCCTGGGGTGAAAATCTTCCAGTGCTGCAACTCTATTACATTTGTAAACGTTTACCACCTAAAACACAAGCTGTTAAAAGAG GTTGATATGGTAAGGGTGCCtcttaaagaagaagaaattttctGCCTGTTTAATCAAAGTGATACCAACCTACAGAACGAAAAGATTTGTAGGTGTTTCTGCAACTGTGATGACCTGGAGCCACCGCCCAGG ATTGTTTACACAGAACGATTTGAAAATAAACTGGATCCCGATGCATCCTCCTTTAACCTGATACGCTGCTCACGTTTTGAGAGCAGGAACATGAGCCAATCTGTGTCCGATGACCAAGTGCCATACACAACATCTTCCATATCTCAGAGAAATCAAGGGCATAACtatgaggagatggagaaagttCAGCTTCCTACGAATCCCTCAAGAAACAGTTCGCTACCACTGCCTGATGCTATGCAAAGTCATGGGGGGAGTAGATTGCTCATCCCTCACTCAGATGGGCCTCGTTCACCCAGCACCCACACCATCATCCTGGACTTCTCCATGGTGCATTATGTGGATTCACAGGCTTTAATCATATTAAGACAG ATGTGCAATGCTTTCCAGAAGGCCAACATTTTGGTGCTCCTTGCAGGGTGTCACT CTTCTGTAGTGAGAGGATTTGAGAGAAATGATTTCTTTGACGATGGCATCACCAAGGCCCAGCTGTTCCTCACCATCCACGACGCTGTGCTGTTTGCGTTGTCAAGAAGGATTCCAGATTCCCCTGAGTTAAGCATGGATGAATCTGAGACAGTGATACGGGAAACCTACTCAGAAACAGACAAG AAAGACAACTCAAGATCTAACATGAGAGGAAGTTTTCTAGAAAAGCCAAAAAATGTAAATCCAGGCTTCACCAAGATCCAGGAGGCAGGAGAAGAGAATTCAGAGCTAGATTTGATGCTGGATCACATGCTGGATTCAGAACAAGAGCCTGGGCTGGATACAGACCTAGACCTGGATCAGGAGCTGGAGCCTCAGTCAGAGCTGGAGCCTGAATCTGAGCTGGAGCCTGAAACAGAGCCTGAGCTTGAGCTGGAGCCTGAGACTGAGCCTGAGCCTGAGACTGACCCTGgtctggagctggagctggagatgGAGAGGGCACCCGAGCCCAAATCCAGGCCAAATGCTCATACTCATTTTCGGCAGCAGTACTGGCCTGTTTATCAGCCTGTGGCTCCCAGCTCCCAGCCT